Within Candidatus Zixiibacteriota bacterium, the genomic segment CAAAGGTGAAACACTCGACGACATAATGTCCGAGGCCTTTGCCGTCGTCAAAGAAGCCTGCCGCCGCCATGTCGGCCAAAGCTGGAGTGTTGTCGACCAGCAGACAATTTGGAATATGGTGCATTTCGACGTCCAACTTATCGGCGGAGTCGCCCTCCACAACGGCACAATTTCTGAAATGGCAACCGGCGAAGGCAAAACCCTCGTGGCGACACTGCCGACCTATCTCAATGCCCTGAGCGGCAACGGCGTTCACATCGTCACAGTAAATGATTACCTCGCCCGACGCGACCGTGAGTGGATGGGAAAAATATACGAATACCTCGGCCTGACTGTCGGCGTCATTCAAAATCAGATGAGTAATCTCCAGCGGCGCGAGATGTACAATCATGATGTGACTTTCGGCACAGCCAACGAATTCGGTTTCGATTATCTCCGTGACAATATGGCCCAGCGCGCCGAAGACAGGGTCCAGCGAGGACACAACTATGCTATCATCGACGAAGTCGACTCGATTCTTATCGATGAAGCGCGTACGCCGCTCATCATCTCCGGCCAGGTAGACTCAGGCGTCAATGACCGCTACCGTGAAATGAAGCCTACAATTGACACCCTCGTTCGGAAACAGACCGGACTCATCAATGATATGATTTCGACAGCCGAAAAACTCATTGAAGAAAATCGCGGCAAGAATGAATTCGAAGCCGGCACGCTCATGCTTGCGGCCAATCGCGGCTCTCCCAAAAATAAGCGTCTGCTCAAACTTCTCAAAGAGACCGGCATGAAAAAACTCATGACCGATGTCGAGTCATCGTACATGAAGGACAAAAAGCTCTATGAAGTCGATGACCGGCTCTACTACTTTATCGACGAGCGTGAGCACTCCATTGCTCTGACTGACCTTGGCACATTACAGCTCACCCGCGAAGAGCAAAAGCTTTTTGAAATCCCGGATATTTCCACCATGCTCTCGGACATTGAAGGGGATAGTTCGCTTTCCACCGAAGAACGCCAAAGGAAAACCGATGCCGCCTATGCCGTCCATGCCGAGCGTTCCGAGAAAGTTCATGCCATAAATCAGCTCCTGCGCGCCTATTCCCTCTATGAAAAAGATGTGGAGTATGTGCTCGAAGACAGCAAGGTAATGATTGTCGATGAGTTTACCGGTCGTATTCTGCCGGGACGGCGGTACTCCGACGGGCTTCATCAGGCAATCGAAGCGAAAGAAGGTGTGCGGATCGAGGCTGAGAGCCAAACCTTAGCGACGATAACGCTTCAAAATTATTTCCGAATGTACCAAAAGCTTGCCGGAATGACCGGAACTGCTGAGACCGAAGCCGGCGAATTCTTTGATATTTACAAGCTCGACGTGATGGTCATCCCGACCAATCAGAATATGATTCGAGCCGATCAGAATGACGAGATCTATCGCACACGGCGGGAAAAGTATAATGCCATCGTCGAAGAGATAACCGAGAATCACAAAGCCGGACGGCCAGTACTAGTGGGTACGGTTTCAGTCGAAGTATCAGAGACGCTTTCGCGGATGCTCAAACGGGGCGGGATACCGCACAACGTGCTCAATGCAAAACAACACCAGCGCGAGGCAGAAATTGTCGCCAATGCCGGAAAATCCGGCGCCGTTACAATCGCCACGAACATGGCCGGTCGCGGAACAGACATCAAACTTGGCCCGGGCGTAGTCGAAGCCGG encodes:
- the secA gene encoding preprotein translocase subunit SecA, whose translation is MIKSILTKIFGTKHERDVKKLMPFVGEINEHFEPLKALSDDDLKAKTVEFKERLAKGETLDDIMSEAFAVVKEACRRHVGQSWSVVDQQTIWNMVHFDVQLIGGVALHNGTISEMATGEGKTLVATLPTYLNALSGNGVHIVTVNDYLARRDREWMGKIYEYLGLTVGVIQNQMSNLQRREMYNHDVTFGTANEFGFDYLRDNMAQRAEDRVQRGHNYAIIDEVDSILIDEARTPLIISGQVDSGVNDRYREMKPTIDTLVRKQTGLINDMISTAEKLIEENRGKNEFEAGTLMLAANRGSPKNKRLLKLLKETGMKKLMTDVESSYMKDKKLYEVDDRLYYFIDEREHSIALTDLGTLQLTREEQKLFEIPDISTMLSDIEGDSSLSTEERQRKTDAAYAVHAERSEKVHAINQLLRAYSLYEKDVEYVLEDSKVMIVDEFTGRILPGRRYSDGLHQAIEAKEGVRIEAESQTLATITLQNYFRMYQKLAGMTGTAETEAGEFFDIYKLDVMVIPTNQNMIRADQNDEIYRTRREKYNAIVEEITENHKAGRPVLVGTVSVEVSETLSRMLKRGGIPHNVLNAKQHQREAEIVANAGKSGAVTIATNMAGRGTDIKLGPGVVEAGGLHILGTERHESRRIDRQLRGRAGRQGDPGSSLFFLSLEDDLMRLFGGDRLGSIMDRLGIEEGEVIAHKMVTRAIERAQKKVEVQNFSIRKRTLEYDDVMNVQRKWIYERRLSALERESIKDEVIELIESTVDDLLNTYCPEKEYPETWNLAGFSEELQTVFLYRLQIKQEDIPALTRESLRERVLKAVTTFYEQKETAYGGEVMRQLERYAVLSTIDRFWRDHLAEVDELRTGIGLRAYHGQMGKPIDIYKKEAFSMFEKMIGAVDKEIVSLVYKLQISVPQQAQTQRRMPAMVETHVDSTGMGLSSGVNSPEAALESPMARASQAGTQVQTIKRAMPKVGRNDPCPCGSGKKYKKCHGVDE